One part of the Streptomyces ferrugineus genome encodes these proteins:
- a CDS encoding DUF6308 family protein, whose product MATSLPAFGVPGGALSPLGQRLRVLLSSERVISDLRRYFGIGLRPGGMPFTGSRFEHLAGGGDRPEVADRITAEDLVAVQTLSVTVPAPVALDILEGRLGARLSGLLHTIPRDIDMVDADAVVVADGSPADQAWGLLCEQYGINWVIAGKVLARKRPRLLPVYDRIVRCAVGRPPSFWLALHAALREDDGAVHRQLLELRQVAGLPETVSALRVCDVAVWMNHRAVGHACP is encoded by the coding sequence ATGGCCACTTCCCTCCCAGCGTTCGGTGTTCCCGGTGGAGCGTTGTCGCCGTTGGGGCAGCGGTTGCGCGTCTTGCTGAGTTCCGAGCGCGTCATCAGTGACCTGCGGCGTTACTTCGGTATCGGTCTGCGGCCCGGCGGGATGCCGTTCACCGGGAGCCGGTTCGAGCATCTGGCGGGTGGGGGAGACCGGCCGGAGGTCGCGGACAGGATCACGGCGGAGGACCTGGTCGCGGTGCAGACTTTGTCGGTCACCGTTCCGGCGCCTGTTGCGCTGGACATTCTGGAGGGCCGCCTCGGCGCGCGGCTGTCCGGTCTGCTGCACACCATTCCCAGGGACATTGACATGGTTGACGCCGACGCGGTCGTCGTGGCCGATGGCTCGCCGGCGGATCAGGCCTGGGGTCTGCTCTGCGAGCAGTACGGGATCAACTGGGTCATCGCCGGGAAGGTCCTGGCCCGCAAGCGTCCCCGCTTGCTCCCGGTCTACGACCGAATCGTCCGCTGCGCCGTCGGTCGGCCGCCGTCCTTCTGGCTCGCTCTCCATGCCGCGCTGCGTGAGGACGACGGCGCTGTGCACCGCCAACTGCTGGAGTTGCGCCAGGTCGCGGGGCTACCCGAGACGGTGAGTGCGCTGCGGGTGTGCGATGTGGCGGTATGGATGAACCATCGGGCCGTCGGCCATGCCTGTCCCTGA
- a CDS encoding ThiF family adenylyltransferase has translation MITRFSVAMTSEVAQQLTDHLRRGDGQEDCAFVLWRPSTGTSRTTALLTGVVLPREGERIVHGTVDFTSAYFLRAAALAAEHGCGLGFIHAHPVGRGWQRLNTIDHEAEASFAAQTQVITSRPLVGLTFAGADAGFGARIWQQQASRRYAPTEAESVRVVGGRLAVTFNNRLLSAPPATNRQLRTVSAWGQTTQDDLARLHVGVVGCGSVGMLVVEALARTGVQCLSLLDFDTVEEVNLDRLLHTTLRDVRLHRAKARLAARSARRAATATSFRASPYELSVVEPDGFAAAADCDVIFSCVDRPWPRAVLNLLAYAHLIPVVDGGIAVDARGGRLRGAEWRAHIAAPGRACMECLGQYDPAHVQAERDGSLDDPAYITGLPADHPLRRKENVFVFSASAAAAQLNQFVTMTTAPGGIADTGAHLYHLTTATLDHREDGCEKGCPYDGMLRALGDDAPVTVTGQHPAAEQARTARARAVRRWPLRARRAIDDLLHRFR, from the coding sequence GTGATCACCCGCTTCTCGGTCGCGATGACCAGCGAGGTCGCCCAGCAGCTGACGGATCACCTGCGCCGTGGGGACGGGCAGGAGGACTGCGCCTTCGTGCTGTGGCGGCCGAGTACCGGCACCAGCCGCACCACCGCGCTGCTCACCGGGGTGGTGCTGCCGAGGGAGGGCGAGCGGATCGTGCACGGCACGGTGGACTTCACCAGCGCCTACTTCCTGCGCGCCGCAGCCCTCGCGGCCGAGCACGGCTGCGGGCTCGGCTTCATCCACGCCCACCCGGTAGGCCGGGGATGGCAGCGACTGAACACCATCGATCACGAGGCTGAGGCGTCCTTCGCCGCGCAGACCCAGGTGATCACCAGCCGCCCGCTGGTCGGTCTGACCTTCGCGGGCGCGGATGCCGGATTCGGTGCCCGCATCTGGCAGCAGCAGGCATCCCGCCGCTACGCGCCCACCGAGGCGGAGAGCGTCCGCGTGGTCGGCGGCCGCCTGGCGGTCACCTTCAACAACCGCCTCCTTTCCGCACCGCCGGCCACGAACCGGCAGCTGCGCACCGTCTCCGCCTGGGGACAGACAACCCAGGACGACCTGGCCCGCCTGCACGTCGGTGTCGTCGGATGCGGCAGCGTCGGCATGCTCGTCGTCGAAGCCCTGGCCCGCACCGGCGTCCAGTGCCTGAGCCTGCTCGACTTCGACACCGTCGAAGAGGTCAACCTCGACCGGCTGCTGCACACCACCCTCCGTGATGTGCGCCTGCACCGGGCCAAGGCCCGCCTCGCCGCCCGTAGTGCCCGCCGCGCGGCCACCGCCACGAGCTTCCGTGCGTCGCCGTACGAGCTGAGCGTGGTCGAGCCGGACGGGTTCGCCGCCGCGGCCGACTGCGACGTGATCTTCTCCTGCGTCGACCGGCCCTGGCCCCGCGCCGTCCTCAACCTCCTCGCCTACGCCCACCTCATCCCCGTCGTCGACGGCGGCATCGCGGTCGACGCCCGCGGCGGACGCCTGCGCGGCGCCGAATGGCGCGCCCACATCGCCGCCCCCGGACGCGCCTGCATGGAATGCCTGGGCCAGTACGACCCCGCCCACGTCCAAGCCGAACGCGACGGCTCCCTCGACGACCCCGCCTACATCACCGGCCTGCCCGCCGACCATCCGCTGCGCCGCAAGGAGAACGTCTTCGTCTTCTCGGCCAGTGCCGCGGCCGCGCAGCTGAACCAGTTCGTCACCATGACGACCGCGCCGGGCGGGATCGCCGACACCGGCGCCCACCTGTACCACCTGACCACCGCCACCCTCGACCACCGCGAGGACGGCTGCGAGAAGGGCTGCCCGTACGACGGCATGCTGCGGGCGCTCGGTGACGACGCTCCCGTCACCGTCACGGGACAGCACCCGGCCGCTGAACAGGCTCGTACTGCTCGTGCCCGTGCGGTACGCCGCTGGCCGCTCCGCGCCCGGCGCGCTATCGACGACCTCCTGCACCGATTCCGATGA
- a CDS encoding helix-turn-helix domain-containing protein codes for MTPPPAPPFVYAPDSAQPPGETLKEQLEALGIPQADLARRTGLSTKHINQIVQGIAVLTPETALLLERATGIPASMWNQLEAAWRTYVTRQQELQQLSKRIDWLDNFSLTELVKRNILPNKDRSTDNLQRLLAFFGVADPGIAEDLWRSYRTAFRRSTVLKTDDYATAVWLRQAELKARALPCQPFDRAALTALLPSLRALTIDDPATWPNRITHLCAQAGVAVVFLPAPPLTSVSGVTRWLTPDKVAIALSDRFKKDDHFWFTVFHEIGHTLLHGKRLTFLDNTDRADELTPEGDRSEEEADAFAAQTLIPPEHNAAYRRLARRPMPFDNIKAFARQAGIAPGIVVGRLQHDGALPWTHGNNLKRPVRFPHNGPAEDQPQ; via the coding sequence GTGACCCCGCCTCCCGCCCCGCCCTTCGTCTACGCGCCCGACTCCGCCCAGCCACCCGGCGAGACCCTCAAAGAACAGCTGGAAGCACTCGGCATCCCTCAGGCCGACCTCGCCCGGCGTACCGGCCTGTCCACCAAGCACATCAACCAGATCGTCCAGGGAATCGCGGTCCTCACCCCCGAGACCGCGCTCCTCCTCGAGCGCGCCACCGGCATCCCGGCCTCCATGTGGAACCAACTGGAAGCCGCCTGGCGTACCTACGTCACCCGCCAGCAGGAGCTCCAGCAGCTCAGCAAGCGCATCGACTGGCTCGACAACTTCTCACTGACCGAGCTCGTCAAGCGCAACATCCTGCCGAACAAGGACAGGAGCACGGACAACCTCCAGCGTCTGCTGGCGTTCTTCGGCGTCGCCGACCCAGGCATCGCCGAAGACCTCTGGCGCAGTTACCGCACTGCCTTCCGCCGCTCCACCGTCTTGAAGACCGACGACTACGCCACCGCGGTATGGCTACGCCAGGCAGAACTCAAGGCCCGCGCCCTGCCCTGCCAGCCGTTCGACCGCGCCGCCCTCACCGCCCTCCTGCCCAGCCTGCGCGCCCTCACCATCGACGACCCGGCAACCTGGCCCAACCGCATCACCCATCTATGCGCCCAGGCCGGCGTAGCCGTCGTCTTCCTCCCCGCCCCTCCCCTGACCAGCGTCTCCGGCGTCACCCGCTGGCTCACCCCCGACAAAGTCGCAATCGCCCTCAGCGACAGGTTCAAAAAAGACGACCACTTCTGGTTCACCGTCTTCCACGAGATCGGCCACACTCTCCTGCACGGCAAGAGACTGACCTTCCTCGACAACACCGACCGCGCCGACGAACTCACGCCCGAAGGCGACCGCAGCGAAGAAGAAGCCGACGCGTTCGCAGCCCAGACCCTCATCCCACCCGAACACAACGCCGCCTACCGCCGCCTCGCCCGAAGGCCCATGCCCTTCGACAACATCAAAGCCTTCGCCCGCCAGGCTGGCATCGCCCCCGGCATCGTCGTCGGCCGCCTCCAGCACGACGGCGCCCTGCCCTGGACCCACGGCAACAACCTCAAACGCCCCGTCCGCTTTCCCCACAACGGCCCCGCCGAGGACCAGCCACAGTGA
- a CDS encoding ATP-binding protein, protein MRTFADSNDGGRDGAFYGTWQQPPDPIGVQDVPDGPFVLQCKHTKKADTTLAPSDLDDEFTKVQALVERGLCGSYVLLTNARVSGTSEATIRRRLLDAGVVYPLVLDGQWICDTIATRQRLRTFVPRVYGLGDLSQILDERAYTQAQALLGYLREELATFVVTDAYRRAVRAVQDHGFVLLLGEPGVGKSVIAETLAMTALDAWGCLTVKAPDAAGFVRYWNPLEPNQFFWIDDAFGSVRHERHLTDNWARHMREVMTAVRGGAKVVLTSRDYIYRDARRYLKESAYPLLHEQQVVVDAAQLSPEERRQILYNHIKLGDQPREVRSSMKPHLHEAADADPFYPEAARRLGLQAFTLHLQLNGRGIGDFMTRPSDFLREVYDGLDPDEKTALALTYQAGEYLSSPLDLDLHTAQHDVLTRLGGTIAGVSRALHTLTGTFLRHGSPPSHDTITGWSFRHPTLQEGFAAFLATDLNLIQILLSGQNWRTILSRIDCDTGNQAGTLLRVPPSLYLRVIEILRTANQETLTDWLGQRLWHGFLASRCSDKFLTLYTQAEPTAIDRLTWFGSFLNVVDEPQVLARLQQADLIEPPHHQRIVERVTELAVESPDAGWTWLPEWEVLLTESEREQLLSHVKQQLPSRFDQILQDWRNNYNPDETDPHTYFDELEIELNSYQKAFANDADATSAIEQALEKMNDTIWAIDDEHLPQDPHAATPPGHSAPADEPHERSIFDDIDDD, encoded by the coding sequence GTGCGCACCTTCGCCGACTCCAACGACGGCGGACGCGACGGCGCCTTCTACGGCACCTGGCAACAACCACCGGACCCGATCGGCGTCCAGGACGTCCCCGACGGCCCATTCGTCCTGCAGTGCAAGCACACCAAGAAAGCCGACACCACCCTCGCGCCCTCGGATCTCGACGACGAGTTCACCAAAGTTCAGGCTCTGGTGGAACGGGGCCTGTGCGGTAGCTACGTCCTACTCACCAACGCGCGGGTCAGCGGCACCTCGGAAGCCACCATCCGACGACGGCTGCTCGATGCCGGCGTCGTGTACCCGCTGGTCCTCGACGGCCAGTGGATCTGCGACACCATCGCCACCCGCCAGCGCCTACGGACGTTCGTCCCCCGCGTCTACGGACTCGGCGACCTCTCTCAGATCCTCGACGAACGCGCCTACACCCAAGCACAGGCCCTGCTCGGCTACCTGCGAGAGGAACTGGCCACCTTCGTGGTCACCGATGCCTACCGGCGTGCCGTCCGAGCCGTGCAGGACCACGGCTTCGTCCTACTCCTCGGCGAGCCGGGCGTCGGCAAATCCGTCATCGCAGAGACCCTGGCCATGACCGCCCTCGACGCCTGGGGCTGCCTGACCGTCAAAGCGCCCGACGCCGCCGGATTCGTACGCTATTGGAACCCTCTCGAACCGAACCAGTTTTTCTGGATCGACGACGCCTTCGGCAGTGTCCGCCACGAGCGGCACCTCACTGACAACTGGGCCCGGCACATGCGGGAAGTCATGACCGCAGTTCGCGGCGGGGCAAAAGTGGTCCTCACCTCACGTGACTACATCTACCGTGATGCCCGCCGCTACTTGAAGGAGTCCGCTTACCCTCTCCTGCACGAACAGCAGGTCGTCGTGGACGCCGCGCAGCTCTCGCCAGAGGAGCGGCGCCAGATCCTCTACAACCACATCAAACTCGGCGACCAGCCCCGCGAGGTCCGCTCGAGCATGAAGCCCCACCTGCACGAGGCAGCCGACGCCGATCCCTTCTACCCCGAGGCCGCCCGACGCCTGGGCCTGCAAGCCTTCACCCTCCACCTCCAACTGAACGGCCGCGGAATCGGGGACTTCATGACACGTCCCAGCGACTTCCTCCGCGAGGTCTACGACGGACTCGACCCCGACGAAAAGACCGCACTCGCCCTGACCTACCAGGCCGGCGAATACCTCTCTTCCCCCCTCGACCTCGACCTCCACACAGCCCAGCACGATGTCCTCACCCGCCTCGGAGGAACCATCGCCGGTGTCAGCCGAGCACTCCACACACTCACCGGGACCTTCCTGAGACACGGTTCCCCACCCAGCCACGACACCATCACCGGATGGTCCTTCCGACACCCCACACTGCAAGAAGGCTTCGCCGCCTTCCTGGCCACCGACCTCAACCTCATCCAAATCCTTCTATCCGGCCAGAACTGGCGCACGATCCTCTCCCGAATCGACTGCGACACCGGAAACCAAGCCGGAACCCTGCTCAGAGTTCCACCCTCCCTATATCTCAGGGTGATTGAAATTCTCCGAACTGCGAACCAGGAAACGCTGACCGACTGGCTCGGCCAGCGCCTCTGGCACGGGTTCCTCGCCAGCAGATGCTCCGACAAGTTCCTCACCCTCTACACACAGGCAGAACCCACTGCCATCGACCGCCTGACCTGGTTCGGATCGTTCCTGAATGTCGTTGACGAGCCCCAGGTCCTCGCCAGACTGCAGCAGGCCGACCTCATCGAACCCCCGCACCATCAACGCATCGTAGAGCGGGTTACAGAGCTCGCCGTAGAGTCACCAGATGCCGGCTGGACATGGCTCCCAGAATGGGAAGTTCTCCTCACAGAATCCGAACGAGAACAGTTGCTCAGCCACGTCAAACAACAACTCCCCTCTCGGTTCGACCAGATACTCCAGGACTGGCGGAACAACTACAACCCCGACGAAACAGATCCACACACGTACTTCGACGAACTAGAGATAGAGCTCAACAGCTACCAGAAAGCCTTCGCAAACGATGCGGATGCGACCTCCGCCATCGAACAGGCCTTGGAAAAAATGAACGACACCATCTGGGCCATCGATGATGAACACCTCCCACAAGACCCTCACGCGGCAACCCCTCCCGGTCACTCCGCACCCGCGGACGAACCTCACGAGCGGAGCATCTTCGACGACATCGACGACGACTAA